Within Wyeomyia smithii strain HCP4-BCI-WySm-NY-G18 chromosome 2, ASM2978416v1, whole genome shotgun sequence, the genomic segment tacaggatagcattgcaatcggcctataagagtcaACAAGTTAAACAagtgcctcttggcattgccgggtagattcttcaacaagttgaattcgattctatctaacccaggtgcgttattgttacaggacaggagggcaactgaaaattctgccatcgtaaaaggtgattctatcgcgtcgtgacccggagacgtatcgcgaacaaagttttgcgcaggaacagagtccggacatactttcctggcaaaatcaaatatccacctacttgaagactcctcgctttcgttgaccgttacgcgattccgcattcttcgggctgtgttccaaagagtgctcatcgatgtctccctcgacgtctcgttcacgaaccgacgccaatatccacgtttctttgctttagccaagcttttaagcttggtatcaagctccgaataccgtaaatagtcgccaggtatacctcccgtctggtaggccttaaacgcgtcggatctttgcgtgtagacatcggagcactcttggtcccaccacggagtgggaggccgttctttgatcgttacgccgggatatttcttcgtttgggcttgcaacgcggcgtcgagaatcaagcccgcgaggaggttgtattcttcaagtggtgaatgatgttgaatcgactcgaccgcttttgaaatcatttcctcgtataacttccaatcgacatttcgtgtgaggtcatacggaatgtcaattggtcgcatgcgagttgacccgttagtaattgaaataagaataggcagatggtcgctaccgtgaggatcgaggattaccttccatgtgcaatccaaccgtagcgacgtcgaacataaggatagatccaaagcgcttgggcgcgctggaggtttcgggatacgtgtcatttcaccgttgtttaaaatagtcatgtcgaagtcatcgcaaaggttatagattaaagaggagcggttatcattgtatggggaaccccaagccacgccatgagagttgaagtctcccaaaatcaaacgtggcgagggaagaagttctattaaatcaaagagcagccgttgcccaacctgtgctctggggggaatatatattgaggcaatacaaagctctttaccttgtattgtcatttgacatgcgacaacttcgatgcctggaatcgaggggaggttaatacgatagaaagaatagcactttttaatccctaaaagtactcctccatatggggtgtctcgatcaaggcgaataatattaaaatcatgtaaGTTGAggtcaatatttgaagtaagccaagtttcacaaagggaaaatgcatcgcatttgtttttatttatcaaaactttaaacgaatcaatttttggtaaaatacttctacagttccactgtaagacagagatagaatccttcatatacgcagttgaattaggcatcgaaggatacaatcgctgcaaggagaggccattgggcagtcaactgcttcaaaaatgatctaactgttgggaggaatgctgtaagaaaaattttaattggatcgggtacattgaaagtttcaaaaatccagtccacaatgtcagaaaatttcactaatccagagtttgtttcatcaactgggagtgtaaaaggagcaactggggttttagatgttcctggcagtgctgggaactccttctgggactttaaatttgccagcccaggaggagtttgcttcggtttttccgcagcactgtttggtttgtttgtaactttcatttcactttgagaaatcttaggaccttttctgggaagtttaggagaggaaatatttttcctctttctagactccccaggattggcgtaagatgctcccgctggtgaatcgtcagaatcggtttcatcagaggacaacagatcgaaggggttcgaagtaacgggagaagtggtaacggtcttcttcagcatgtcagcgtaggaacgctttgaacgctctttgagagaccgttttattttatccctgcgctgcatgtacaccgcacatgtcgagagctcatgcagattttatccgcagtgaatacacttttcagcgttaacactgcaagaatcttccgcatgagactccccacacttgccacaacgtgccttattgcagcagtaggcggctgtatggcctaactgcttgcaattcaggcagttcatgacgcggggcacgtagagcctcacagggagacgaacccggtggatcgagacgtggcttggtagtgcagacccggcgaacgtaactcgaaacgagtctgacggagtgtatactgttttgccaccgatgatcgatgctgaccgcaattgcttgcagtcgagcacctttacttcgggacacgttttgttcttaaagcaccctttggcactttgcagtatacactcgacggacagactcgaatcggttatgacaccgtcgatctccacgtctcgtgcgggtatgtaaacgcgatactcgcgtgtgaagagctcagagcaagctatatcgttggcctctttcaggttaccgaccacgacacggagcttgttaggccggaccttggaaatttcggtcacgcccttgtactccttcgtcaggtctttagaaatctgcaagaggttcaactttttcgatttcggtcctgcctttggccgaaaataaacagtcacgatgcgaaacagttgcacaaaggcacgaccttgaacccggatttatttcactcgaccaggcaaacaatgccaacacttgttcacacgtcttttgttttatactctatcggaccgatcaccaaacacgtccagtactgatgcgtgttcggcacagaatgttcgACTGGCCGGTGATTTGTCGCATTTGCTGGCAATTATTCTGCTGCTAATCAAGATATGGAAGACGATATCGTGTGCTGGCATTTCTGGCAAATCTCAGATTTTGTTCATGGTGGTTTACATTAGCCGTTATCTGGATATGGTTACGACTTTTATTAGCGTTTACAATACGTGCATGAAAGTGGTCTTCATTAGTTCATCGATCGCCACCATCTATTTGATGTATGTCAAGTTTAAGGCGACCTACGACCACAATCATGATTCGTTCCGCATAGAGTTCCTGCTGGTTCCGTGTTTCGTCCTGGCCCTGTTGATCAACGCTAGCTTCGATGCAATAGAAGTTATGTGGACGTTCTCGATCTATTTGGAGGCAGTGGCCATCTTGCCGCAGCTCTTCTTGGTCAGCAAAACGGGTGAGGCAGAAAGTATTACCAGCCACTATCTCTTCGCTCTGGGTTCCTACCGTGCGCTGTATCTGCTGAACTGGATCTACCGATACTACGCTGAGGGTCATTATGACTTGATTGCAATTTTTGCCGGAGCAATTCAGACAATCCTGTACTGCGATTTCTTCTATCTCTACATCACCAAGGTGCTAAAGGGAAAGAAGCTGCAGCTGCCGGCGTAAAGTGGCCCCACGGCTTGGGAGGTAGGATGATATCTTacacaataacgcggattatttttacccgATTCGGAAAATTATTTGTAGGGGGTATCAAttaagtttagtataaatatatcgaatctaatcttttaattgcgttacaaccaaccgcgtaaaaagcgaccccagtgtagtccaacatgcattttaaaagtggctagccactacgggccaactagttaaaaaaataagctaaaatataatATAACTTTTTGAGGAAAAATCCAGGAGCCatatggtctttggcaaaattATGTGTATCATGTGCCTTAACAATTCTTctgaacaacactttcgtgtgaaatgcaactaactaactagtctgggagtgcatTGCAACACTCAGGGATTTTTTTCGCCTCAAtaaagttatgctactttgggtacccggACATTGTGGAATCgagggaaatgaacatgccgacagcctagcaacacaaggatctgctcagcaattcattggatCGGAACCGTTTCTGAGTACCTCCATATCCGCCATTGAAGGCGAACTAATTACATGTGAAAAGGTAGAGATAGCATTTCATTGGCAACGTGTGCATGGTTGtggacaagctaaacagtttatctaccccAACCTTGCGGTTACCACAAGGCTACTTAGTTTATTTCGTAGTGAACTACGAATCATCACGGGACTCTTGACCGGAtaccagagcctgacaaagtcattttcaattgacaattgtaaggttatagtgacgctttgacccgtcgctttcaattgaaaagcttttgtgtCATTTTTAAGCACATCGTGAGTGACACGAAACCCAGTCGAAATCTCTTGCTTTggttttgacaactgaagggtttaaaattgatacaaatgcttttcaattgaaagcggagattatcactatcactcccacatgacgattctcaattgaaaatgacaatgagcgctgacagAGACAGGacgcttccatacagtacttcacgcatatatagGAAAAAGGGAGGAAccattgatcggaacttgcgtgatATATTTATTGGATGCAATTGCtgttctaactacggcttgcggtattagaaaactatcatcaaacgacgcgatgcggtgctaatttcaattgagacgctggaTGAAAGGAAAGAGcctctctctccgtcaattgaaatagtcatcagtttcatttgaaatgatccgatgaacaacagacgggaaagagtaaaagaagtgattcgatgacagtagccgaagggaatcaagtgaaaatgaaactgttcgaatctaaatgacagcgcgagatattcagtttcattgttttgtttcgaaaatgtaaagCCCTGCCGAAAACTGTCCTGCTCTCTATCATTTAAAGAGAATCGGCAAAGTCCCAACCGACAATTGCCGCTTCTGCAACGCTGTATCTGAGAGCTCAGCACATTTGTTCTGCTTTTGCGGAGCTCTTACTTCATTGAGGTTCAACTTCTTCAGAAGTTACCACTCAACTCCACaccaggtatggagcaccaatcccaaaaGGGTCACTGGTTTCATCACCCATGTTGTTCCGAATTGGGAcacaggcttacaaccaactagctcatctccgcatcaatgagttcgagcatcctgtaatctgtgtaaagcaATCGGAGCAAGCCACGAAAGATAATCATTCTTGTCGCAGTGGCACTTCTGCCCAATgaccttcaggcatacaaaaaaatacaacaaatACCTaaacataagacaggctgtcgaaATACTACGTGAACCTTGCGGCCGTGTCTTATAAACGACCCTTTCAATTACTTTTTGAATCATAAcaaccgtctgccggggtgccAAAAAAGAcacgtttttgttccttagcttgtgtACAcccatttaggcaatgagtttgatccaagtcacgtcaatgcacacttaaatgtttagttaacgactgccgcaaatatggttaagctacaataaactataattttgctaaaattaaatgaacttcggcctaatctcaccccttctatgggatGAGATTgtcccaaaaacaaaaagttgaatttttttactttAACATCTACAGTCTACCGCTCTACCAATTGAGCTATCGAAGGTgataaaaacctgaattaatccacctagcggtcagactcagcctttctcattcaaatttattatttgtaaaaatagatttacatgaatgctaaAATCCAacaaaagtatattcactctttgggttctaaaatattgatgttgtaattaaagtataaaatatgaaatttgacgtaatgttagtgcttcaaaaaaagcgaaatataagaaatgactcttaatttcgaacaatttaatcacgagcgataccgggaacgttcaaatagtacgataccacatttaaatcatgttgaggccgtatttattgttcaaagcagctatagtgtctttgaatttcttttatttacaaaacttttgaacagtttatcaaatttttatgaagtttgttatttgtaagtttgagagatgactcgtttgtatgacactagttatgttcaaataagtcttgtgatacttgagataatagactttcgttgttttacaaattaaaacatggGATTGgatgcttaagtttgattacaatcaaatgaaaagggaacgtatgggggagccaaactttgaaaccacgtgttcaatcatatttcatcagttaacccttaactatcccgttcattcgatatcaatattgttcaaatctgttgtgtagtttctaagataatgaagtttcgtgattttcacatttcgatacattacacacgaagttacattccgattacagcaaaattcaatagggtgttatgagtcagctagaccttccatttgatactaattctgtggaaatcgggtcaaccatctctgagaaaagtgagtgagcccaagtagtcatcagaatatgtttctttccatagctggatttcacatttttaaacataacaggaaaagtaataatctgttcgcaaaaaatatcattagggtcttatggggcaacaagacttaactagaaatcagattacaataaaattcaatagagtcttatagggcaactagaccttaaaattcaatagagtgttatagggcaactagacctttcattttctaccttttaattagccagtgaggagaaagtcaatatgtttactttcattatgtgatttcacttttttatgaacaacggacacagttacaattcgattgcaatgaaattcaatagcaacctatggggcaactagaccttccatttgacactaattttgtgaaaatcggttcagccatcactgagaaaaatgagtgagtttaaacaacctcaggataacttttctttacataacttttgaaccatatgttcaatcataacgaaattcaaaagttaagggttctggggacagcctaatcatttgaaactagttttattgaaatcggttgtgtggtttctgagatatttatgtttcgtgatttttacattttgattcataacctctaaactaaaaatccgcttacaatgaaattcaatagcaacctatggcgcaactagacctttcatttgcaattaatttcaagaaaatcggtccagccatctctgagaaaagtgagtgagaaaaaaaagttgcacatacacacacacatacacacatacatacatacatacaaaaaatgctcagttcgtcgaaaggagtcgagtggtatatgacattcggccattgggaccacttttatacctttggtttttccagtgattgctatacctttctaggagaaaggcaaaaaagttgaatttaatacctgtttatCCAGCATTTTACGTACTATAATGGCGggcgctataatgcaaagttcgtaataaattacccaccctttggacaactctgcttacgtcagtttgaagtcttcatacaatttatcaaatgaaaaatatatctggcaacatttgtgttgccaatttttcagatctgacgtaagcagagaggttcgcatattacgaacacgcattatagcgaccgccattgtggtgcgtaaaaagctggatagaaaaatgtatgactggatcaaatcgatatctaaagtaaccagttatgagaacgtggcttatagacagtctctaacTGGTTACTCTAGATATCAGGCTTATAGACATAGTGGCGTCTGGATgtagcttagaaagggaaaacgttaggatataaagcctgagaagacttttcgttttaattattatgtgtcattgaccactgtatattccattggagaacGCAAAAcagctggaaacgtacccacccCTGAaaaggtgtacaaaattttgttacatttcataagtaatatcagtcattgcaaatttccatctaacagttgttagcttactgttctcaagcttttagtcattatttcaaataataccatagctagatAACATACCCTGTgaaaacaatgcatttgttttggTGTAGGGTAAGgaccccataattcgcccacccactaatcaacaaattgtttaaggggtttgttattgaattatgccaaataataatttctttTCAATCTCAGCtatttcttttttatgtttaaacacgGTTCCAAGAGTTGACACTATATTGCGTATAATAAAAAATAGGTGGGCGAAATTTGGGTACTCGGATAAATTGGGCGAATTATGGGGGTCGTTACCCTATACTGAtacaattttgtcgtgaatgtgaattccgcacactgtaccgtACATTACagctcaccccaaaagggctcgaaaagtgtacagtttggaaaaacattattttctgagccaacacaggTTCAGTGCATAATATTTCGTCAacacatttcccgttttggctcaatctcacccccgtggcttaatctcaccccggcagacggtagttAAAAAGAAATAAGGTGTTCATTTTcttggaaagataaaattattgCCAGAGACGACCGGTCCCGATCAAACAACCCGCTCTGGCTCCAAAAATACTCATAATCATCAATATAATTTTTACTACATAaaccctattaaaaaaaatactagggtagggaacatattctaagcagctttaggaaccacctgtgtattcagacgaaatactcgaaatgtgttgggtgaaattcaaacagtagtagggtaggtgagccagttatggcaagtgcaccagttatggttatatcgcataagcgcaatggtaccagtcTTGGCAATACACCATATAAACTCCATAGGCCAaaactggttcatgccataactggtacattttttaggtattgtcATAACTGGTACTTCTCCcctatatcaatctgttctttatcgtttttttttgtcagaacttattttcagattgtaaaactaagttagcaaacttttacaataatcaattaaagttaccaattgagggacactattccaatcaccccgaacctattttaagcagtttccatctgttttgcaggcgtttttttgcagcacccgaagtggctcctggatggctgcaatataggtcgatttgtttcaaatgatatttgttcacagatttcttcgtgattaacggtatttctcatATTCGCGAGACAGCTAGATAatcgaagttttcgtttccatcattgaaattgtcgatattgataaaaaagcaggagtttgaggcctgttttctgcgactgattgaaataggcgctactgcttaaacCGTTCcttaaaaagcaaagcaaagccttggtactacattccgattcggcactcgaccttctgtttattatacacaaacttcgcagccaactgttaagtgtacaggacaattgcggggccagcgctacgatcctactaacactaacagtctctcccgagccgagactcgaacctacgacaattggcttgtaaggccagcatcgtacctcgagaccagccgttccttaccctagtacaaaatggcatcttcagCTCATAGGAACATCTGTTCAAAATTTTAGCTCCATAAATGACCTTTGTAATGGTATAAATACACATTTTTTACGGAATTGCTCAGTGAGAATTATGAAAAACTTTGTTCGAGATGACCGTTTAGCTttgaatcactttttgtttttaaaatcaactttttttcgGTAAAGGACTTCaaactaatttttaaaaatatttttaaatgaaaatttagaCAATTTCCTGATAGGTATCCGTGTATagctttctctatctcttatgATTATTCAAATATATCGATATTCAGctcatttcaaatattattCTACACAGTTACACAGAACATTACACGTCATGTCAAATGttttctcatttaaatttcagttgcttctgacgtaaactatggctttatttgaaaattaagtgcattatcatttaaatttgcctGGAACgttatggaattttctatcataagcgatgCAGGCAATTCTTTACATGCGATTCGACATAGAGTTTTCTCACTGCGTagtaaaagttttgaaaaatgaagtatgaagtgcCGTTTTGTTTAATAATGCTTGCTTAGTAAAGAACCGTTGAATCCTGAGAGGGTGTTCCTAGTCCCTCAGTCGAGTTGTCGCGAAATCCGTGCGTTGTTGAAACATAATACAGTGAAGTCTTTTTCTACACGATTTGATTTTACACCGTTGTTTTTTCACGACGATTTTTCAAATAACGCGTTTTTGACGTCGTTTtttaaataacgcggtttttttcacacGGTTTTTTCTGCACGCTTTTTTGTCCTCGCTTAAAACAGTTACACTTCGTAACAAAAACGGTTACAGACTATAGTAGAGTGTTTTTTACACAGTCTCAGTTTTACACGGtgtttacgacgtttttccaaataacgcggtttttacgtcctttttttttttaaaataacgcgtttttttacacggttttttatgGACGGTACGTAGAATCGTGTTTGACAATTACCAATAATATTAGATCAAACGTTATTTGTTGCACGAAAACAGTAAAACTAAAGCAATAAAATCATATGTTTTTTAATCTCTTCAGTGAAAtgtaaatagtaggagggtggtatccaagacacgaccgcatagttgacgtaggactacaatatttttatatttttattttgaagctatgtttgatttgagctcgttttacttttgtagtttgcttgatttattttaaccaatttaagctcaacatcttccaaagggaagttattttggttcgggtggtaatatcaattatctaggtcgtcagcccaaatttatcaagcgacacctcaaacgacttgaaactaaaactagttcattggtggccatttctactgttaaggtcgtctttgaccatttaaaaagtcatgaaaaaagaaccgttcattgtTGGCATGGTTCGGTTTTGGCaccagaaaaaattctggcgttttgccaaaatcgaacggggtctgtattttgattatttctttgcagcactctatcatagaaaaaaaaaatattctctctaacattcacaatggtgcagaaaccaaatttagggggaaatttgggtctagagctctagaca encodes:
- the LOC129721603 gene encoding ER lumen protein-retaining receptor-like, whose translation is MSLQYTKNVRLAGDLSHLLAIILLLIKIWKTISCAGISGKSQILFMVVYISRYLDMVTTFISVYNTCMKVVFISSSIATIYLMYVKFKATYDHNHDSFRIEFLLVPCFVLALLINASFDAIEVMWTFSIYLEAVAILPQLFLVSKTGEAESITSHYLFALGSYRALYLLNWIYRYYAEGHYDLIAIFAGAIQTILYCDFFYLYITKVLKGKKLQLPA